In Oscillospiraceae bacterium, a genomic segment contains:
- a CDS encoding NAD(P)H-hydrate dehydratase: MKLLTASQMKNAELLADCEGLSQAVLMENAAKAAAELICLRAKPCRAVAVCGNGNNGGDGFLCAAHLAEAGFSCSIILGVGNPGTAAAQLAFDKIEDKLELVDFRGDEDGATELICAADVLIDAVFGIGFHDETDETTARLLGIMNSSHALKFSLDIPSGCHADDGSADKNAFRADITIAFGACKPAHFICPSAKKCGGTELADIGIKPEIFEQYGTVELVEEAFVKERLIVRDKYANKGEFGRTLVLAGQPGMCGAAKLAAKGASKAGSGLVELFSDKRIGGSIAADLTVQMTNFYTTDAYETMGYGHIDERGVQSIYEQAKRATAIVAGCGWGSGSDRADIVFELADRTDVPIVLDADALNSIAEYPELLGQYGKRLIMTPHPGEFARLTGIPIVELLEKKLNTAVEFAKQNDLVLLLKGADTIITDGDRVCVVAEGSPAMAKGGSGDLLAGVIGGFAAQGVEPFDAACMGAWCCGKAGRLAAGKYSITAADATNTLEMLSQVFLKLEK, encoded by the coding sequence ATGAAATTGCTCACTGCTTCCCAAATGAAAAACGCGGAATTGCTCGCCGACTGCGAAGGGCTTTCACAAGCCGTTCTCATGGAAAACGCCGCGAAAGCGGCAGCGGAACTGATCTGCCTTCGCGCAAAACCCTGCAGAGCCGTGGCTGTATGCGGAAACGGCAACAACGGCGGCGACGGGTTTCTATGCGCGGCACACCTTGCCGAAGCGGGGTTTTCATGCTCGATAATACTGGGGGTGGGGAATCCCGGCACAGCTGCGGCGCAATTGGCGTTTGACAAAATAGAAGACAAATTGGAATTGGTGGATTTCCGCGGAGACGAGGACGGAGCGACTGAATTGATCTGCGCTGCAGATGTATTGATTGATGCAGTGTTCGGAATCGGCTTTCACGATGAAACGGATGAGACGACGGCGCGTCTGCTTGGAATCATGAATTCCTCGCACGCGCTGAAATTTTCTCTTGACATCCCGTCCGGCTGTCATGCGGATGACGGGAGCGCCGATAAAAACGCTTTCAGAGCTGACATCACCATCGCCTTCGGGGCTTGTAAACCGGCGCATTTCATCTGCCCGTCGGCAAAAAAATGCGGCGGAACGGAGCTTGCCGATATCGGCATCAAACCGGAGATCTTCGAACAATACGGAACCGTCGAATTGGTCGAAGAAGCGTTTGTCAAAGAGCGGCTGATCGTACGCGACAAATATGCCAACAAGGGCGAATTCGGGCGTACCTTGGTACTCGCCGGTCAACCGGGTATGTGCGGCGCGGCGAAATTAGCGGCAAAGGGTGCTTCCAAAGCGGGCTCGGGGCTGGTGGAGCTGTTTTCCGACAAGCGCATCGGGGGCTCGATCGCGGCCGATCTGACCGTGCAGATGACGAATTTTTATACGACCGACGCCTATGAGACGATGGGGTACGGTCATATCGACGAGCGGGGCGTTCAGAGCATTTACGAGCAGGCCAAACGCGCGACGGCGATTGTCGCCGGCTGCGGATGGGGCAGCGGAAGCGACCGGGCGGATATCGTTTTCGAACTCGCTGACCGCACGGACGTTCCGATTGTACTCGACGCCGACGCGCTCAATTCGATTGCCGAATACCCGGAACTGCTCGGGCAGTACGGAAAACGCCTGATCATGACTCCGCATCCCGGCGAATTCGCGCGCCTGACCGGCATTCCGATCGTCGAGTTATTGGAGAAAAAGCTCAATACCGCAGTTGAATTCGCAAAACAAAACGACTTAGTTTTACTGTTAAAAGGCGCTGACACGATCATCACCGACGGCGATCGGGTCTGCGTGGTCGCCGAGGGCAGCCCGGCAATGGCAAAAGGCGGCAGCGGCGACCTTCTTGCGGGCGTGATCGGCGGGTTTGCGGCACAGGGTGTCGAGCCGTTTGACGCGGCCTGTATGGGTGCGTGGTGCTGCGGAAAAGCCGGACGGTTGGCTGCGGGAAAATATTCGATTACCGCCGCCGACGCCACAAACACCCTCGAGATGCTCTCTCAGGTGTTTTTGAAATTAGAGAAATAG